Proteins from a single region of Murdochiella vaginalis:
- a CDS encoding FMN-binding protein, translating to MKKRLACLVLVAFAVLFTACGSTKKLKPGTYEATGQGNAKETPIRLSVTIDESGKIYEMKILEHQETPQIGGKALDKLVEQATKENTADVDTISGATRTSEGFRDALRSALAQAAGEESATKTSEESQPTPKDISDTSSAQ from the coding sequence TACTGGTCGCCTTTGCAGTGCTCTTTACCGCCTGTGGCTCCACGAAAAAGCTGAAACCCGGAACCTATGAGGCCACCGGGCAGGGCAATGCCAAAGAAACGCCCATTCGTCTGTCGGTCACGATTGATGAGAGCGGCAAGATTTATGAGATGAAGATTTTGGAACATCAGGAGACGCCGCAGATCGGCGGCAAGGCACTGGATAAGCTGGTGGAGCAGGCTACGAAAGAGAACACGGCGGATGTCGATACGATTTCCGGCGCAACGCGCACCAGTGAAGGATTCCGCGATGCCTTGCGCTCGGCTCTTGCCCAGGCGGCGGGTGAAGAATCCGCCACGAAAACGTCAGAGGAATCGCAGCCGACACCAAAGGATATCAGCGATACAAGCAGTGCCCAATAG